The DNA window CTGTGCCACCTGTGACGGCTTCTTCTTCAAGGACCAGGACATCGCCGTCATCGGCGGCGGTGACTCGGCCATGGAGGAGGCCACCTTCCTCACCAAGTTCGCCCGCAGCGTCACGCTGGTCCATCGTCGTGACGAGTTCCGTTCGTCGAAGATCATGCTCGAACGCGCAAAGGCCAACGACAAGATCCGGTTCATCACCAACGCCACCGTCCGCAAGGTCATCGGCGACGGGTCGGTCAGTGGACTCGAACTCGAAGACACCCGGACCGGCGAGACCCGCAACCTCGACGTTACCGGCATGTTCGTCGCCATCGGTCACGACCCGCGCAGCGAACTGGTCCGCGGCCAGGTCGACCTGGACAGCGAAGGCTACGTCCAGGTGCAGGGCCGCACCACCTACACCTCGATTCCCGGGGTGTTCGCCGCCGGTGACCTCGTCGATCACACCTACCGTCAGGCCATCACCGCGGCGGGCAGCGGATGTGCCGCCTCGATCGACGCCGAACGCTGGCTCGCCGAACAGGGCGAGGCGGCCGATCTGACCGTCGTGGCCGACGTAACCGTCGACGCCGGCGCCTGAGCGCGCACAACCCCCGACCGACCCCAACTCTCACGTCCACCGAGGAGGACACCACCATGGGTGCAAACACCGTCGCCGTCAACGACACCACGTTCAAGGACACCGTGCTCGGCTCCGACAAGCCGGTACTCGTCGACTTCTGGGCAACCTGGTGCGGCCCGTGCCGCATGGTCGCACCGGTCCTCGAAGAGATCGCCGGTGACCACGCGGACAAGCTCACCATCGCCAAGCTCGACGTCGACGAGAGCCCCGCGACCGCCCGCGACTTCCAGATCATGTCGATCCCGACGATGATCCTGTTCGAGAACGGTCAGCCGACCAAGACCATCGTCGGCGCCAAGGGCAAAGCCGCGCTGCTGCGTGAACTCGACGCGGTGGTCGGTACCTCCGCCTGACGTCTTCACCTACCGCCCTGGGCAGGCCAGGTCGTATCGTCGCAGGTCAAGGCCTCGGCATCGCCAACATTTGGCGGTGCCGAGGCCACCTGAGAGAATGCAGCCTGACGAAGACGAGGAGTGTGCGAGATGCCATTGTTCCGCCTGGGGGATCACGGATCGGCGGTCGCCGAGATCCGGTCCATCCTGGCCGGTCGGGGCCTGCTCTCCGCTCCGTCGTCCCAGCCCACCGGCCTGACCAATGGCACCCGCAGCGCCGACGGGTGGACCGCACCCGAGGACATCTTCGATGCCGAGACCGACCACGCGGTCCGTGCCTTCCAGCAGGAACGCGGCCTCATCGTCGACGGCATCGTCGGGCCCGCCACATACCGCGCGCTACGTGAGGCCTCTTACAAGCTGGGCACCCGTGTTCTGGCCTTCCGGTTCTCGGCACCCATGGTGGGCGACGACGTCGCCACCCTGCAGAGTCGCCTGCAGAACCTGGGCTACTACACGTCGCTCGTCGACGGCGTCTTCGGCGAGAGTACCGACAATGCGGTACGCCTGTACCAGAGTGAGTATGGACTGTCCTCCGACGGCATTTGCGGGCCGGCCACGCTGCGCTCGCTCGAACGCCTCGGGACCCGGGTCACCGGTGGATCCCCGCACGCGATCCGCGAAGAAGAGCACGTTCGTCGCTCGGGTCCGCGACTGACCGGTAAGAGGATCCTCATCGATCCGGGAACCGGTGGGCTACACCCACTTTCGGTGGGGGAGATCGCCGAGACCGAATCCCGGTTGCTCTGGGATCTCGCGCACCGGCTCGAAGGTCGGATGACCGCCGCGGGCATGGAGACCTTCCTGTCCCACGACGGCCGCGGGCGCCCAACCGATGAAGAACGCGCTCGCGTCGCCAACCTGATGGACGCAGATCTGATGATCTCACTGCGCTGCGGCTACTATCCGAATCCGCTGGCGCACGGCGTCGCATCGTTCTATTTCGGTAACAGCCATGGCTCGTTCTCGACCATCGGACGCAACCTGGCCGGCTTCATCCAGCGTGAAATCGCTGCTCGGACACCACTTGCCGACTGTCGGACACACGAGCGCACGTGGGATCTGTTGCGCCTCACCAGAATGCCGGTGGCGCTCATCGACGTCGGATACATCACCAATCCGGACGACGCAGCGACGCTATCGGATTCGGACTATCGCAACGTCATCGCCGAGGCCATCCTAGTCGCGGTGAAGCGGCTCTATCTGCTCGGCCAGGACGACCGGCCCACCGGTAGCTACACCTTCGCCGAATTGCTTGCCGCCGAAGAGATCTCCCGCTGAGAGATCCCCGGCGGCTTCAGCATCGCTGCGGCCGGGCGTGAACCGCACTCATCCCACCGGCACTGCGGTGCGTTCCCGCCCAGCAAGGTCGATCGCCGCCATCACGACGAGCTTCTCCAGCGCACTCTCCACCTCGAACTTCCAGCCGAGTCCTTCGTCGAGCTCCAGACGGAACCGGGGGAACCGCGGATGGCTGGAGACGACGTCGAAGGCGGAGTCCTTGAGGAATCCAGCGTCGATCATGCACGCCGTACACAGACCGTCCATCGGTCCGTCGAGGATCTCGCGGGCGACGTCGACGATGGACTGATCGGTCCACGCCTCGAGCTCGAGTGCGCTCGGCAACTCCTCAGGTGCCCTGCGTGCCTCCGACGACTGCTGGTCCGGCGTCGGCGAACCTCCGCGGACGAGTCCGAAGGCTTCGACGGCGCGCACCCCGCGTCTGATCAGGTCGGCGAGCACGGCATCGAGGAGCAGTGTCGCCGCCTCCTCGTGTCCGGGCTCGGTGCGGATGCTGGTGAGCAGGACCGCGTCGTGGCTGACCGGGGAGGTGGGGAAGGCGACGGAACGCGGTACCCGATTCGGCGGGGCGTAGAACGCGGTGCCAACGACAGTCTTGGTCGTCGAGTCGATGGCGACCTGACCGCAGGTACCCCACTCCAGCAGCAGCCCGGAGATCCAAGCCTCCTTGTCGAACTCGCTCTCGAAACTTCCCAGATCGGCGAAGACGGCGTCGGCCGACGACCGGTTGGAGTTCGCCGGATCCACTTCCCAGAAGACGCAGCGACGGGTGTGCAGGGGGAGCGACTCGAACGAGTCGAGATCGAGACGCACAATTCCAATACTCACGTCACCACACCTGTCCGGGCGTCGGACGAAACTCGAGATGTGTTCTGTAGCAACTCATCTCGCTGGTCGGCGGGGATTCGACTTCGTCTGGCGTCACTGTGACATTTCTTCCGTGGGTACCCGGTAGGGGGATTCTCGTCGCCGAATCACTTCGTGGGATCGATGACCCCGACGATTCGCTCGAGGTCCTCCACCGATCCGAACTCGACCACGATCTTGCCCTTTCGTTTGCCCAATCCGACTGTAACCCTCGTGTCGAGTCGGTCGGAAAGTCGCTCGGCGAGATCCTGGAGGCCCGGCATCTGCATCTGCCGGCGCTTCGGCGACGCGGGGGACCGGCCACCGGATCCGTCATCGCGGTTCGCAAGAGTGACCGCCTCCTCGGTGGCACGTACCGACAGGCCCTCGGCGACGATCCGCGCGGCGAGCGCCTCCTGGGCGTCACTACCCGTCTCGAGCGAGAGCAGAGCGCGTGCGTGACCGGCCGACAGCACTCCCGCGGCCACGCGTCGTTGCACGGGAATCGGTAGCTTCAGCAACCGGATCATGTTGGAGATCAGCGGCCGCGAGCGTCCGAGCCGAGCGGCGAGCTCTTCATGCGTGACACCGAACTCGTCGAGCAACTGCTGATAGGCTGCCGCCTCCTCCAGCGGGTTGAGCTGTGCCCGGTGGATGTTCTCCAGCAGCGCGTCACGCAGCATATCGCCGTCGGGAGTCTCCCGGACGATCGCCGGGATCGCCTCGAGACCCGCTTCCTGGCTGGCCCGCCAGCGACGCTCACCCATCACCAGTTGGAACCGCACGCCCTCGGGTGTGGGTTCGGGAAGCTCACGGACGACGATCGGCTGCATCAGTCCGAACTCGGTGATCGAGTGGACCAGCTCGGCAAGCGCGTCTTCGTCGAAGACGGTACGGGGCTGATTCGGGTTGGGTTCGATCTGCGCGGGCGGGATCTCGCGGTAGACGGCACCGACCTCATCGTGCGGGAGGGGAGTGGTGGCCGGCGCCGGGATCGTCGCGGTCGCAGTTCCGGTTCCGGTCTCCGATGAGTGAACCGAGGTACCGTCCGGACCGGCGCTCGGTACCGAACCCGTGGCAGGGGCAGAGCCGGTGGCAGGGGCAGAGCCAGCGGCCGATGACTTACCGATGACGACGTCGGCGGCGGCCGAGCCCATGCGCGGAGCGCCGGTCGCCTGATCGTCGCTGGGCCCGGTCGGAATGAGGGCCGCCAGGCCTCGACCGAGACCACCCCGGCGCTGTGCCGCGGGCTTGGTGACAGGCTTGGGAGCGGTCTTTCCCGGAGCGGAATCCTTGGGGCTCATTGGTGTCCTCCCGGCAGGTGGTGATGACAGAGTGTGCGAGGTTGCTGGTGTCGCGGTCCGACTGAAGCGGCTTTGGGCATCAGGATGTACTTGACTCGGCGGTTGGCTCAGCTGTTCGTGCGCGCATGGCCAGCTCGCGGGCCGCGTCGAGATAGCTCATTGCTCCACGTGAACCCGGGTCGTATTCGATGATCGTCATCGCGTAGCCAGGTGCTTCCGACACCTTCACGCTG is part of the Gordonia bronchialis DSM 43247 genome and encodes:
- the trxA gene encoding thioredoxin, whose translation is MGANTVAVNDTTFKDTVLGSDKPVLVDFWATWCGPCRMVAPVLEEIAGDHADKLTIAKLDVDESPATARDFQIMSIPTMILFENGQPTKTIVGAKGKAALLRELDAVVGTSA
- a CDS encoding ParB/RepB/Spo0J family partition protein; translated protein: MSPKDSAPGKTAPKPVTKPAAQRRGGLGRGLAALIPTGPSDDQATGAPRMGSAAADVVIGKSSAAGSAPATGSAPATGSVPSAGPDGTSVHSSETGTGTATATIPAPATTPLPHDEVGAVYREIPPAQIEPNPNQPRTVFDEDALAELVHSITEFGLMQPIVVRELPEPTPEGVRFQLVMGERRWRASQEAGLEAIPAIVRETPDGDMLRDALLENIHRAQLNPLEEAAAYQQLLDEFGVTHEELAARLGRSRPLISNMIRLLKLPIPVQRRVAAGVLSAGHARALLSLETGSDAQEALAARIVAEGLSVRATEEAVTLANRDDGSGGRSPASPKRRQMQMPGLQDLAERLSDRLDTRVTVGLGKRKGKIVVEFGSVEDLERIVGVIDPTK
- the trxB gene encoding thioredoxin-disulfide reductase; this translates as MSQTDTQQIHDLIIIGSGPAGYTAAVYAARADLAPIVFEGTQFGGALMTTTEVENFPGFQNGIQGPALMDEMREQALRFGADLRMEDVDAVRLTGEVKEVEVAGEVYRARAVILAMGAAARYLGVEGEQSLLGRGVSACATCDGFFFKDQDIAVIGGGDSAMEEATFLTKFARSVTLVHRRDEFRSSKIMLERAKANDKIRFITNATVRKVIGDGSVSGLELEDTRTGETRNLDVTGMFVAIGHDPRSELVRGQVDLDSEGYVQVQGRTTYTSIPGVFAAGDLVDHTYRQAITAAGSGCAASIDAERWLAEQGEAADLTVVADVTVDAGA
- a CDS encoding N-acetylmuramoyl-L-alanine amidase — its product is MPLFRLGDHGSAVAEIRSILAGRGLLSAPSSQPTGLTNGTRSADGWTAPEDIFDAETDHAVRAFQQERGLIVDGIVGPATYRALREASYKLGTRVLAFRFSAPMVGDDVATLQSRLQNLGYYTSLVDGVFGESTDNAVRLYQSEYGLSSDGICGPATLRSLERLGTRVTGGSPHAIREEEHVRRSGPRLTGKRILIDPGTGGLHPLSVGEIAETESRLLWDLAHRLEGRMTAAGMETFLSHDGRGRPTDEERARVANLMDADLMISLRCGYYPNPLAHGVASFYFGNSHGSFSTIGRNLAGFIQREIAARTPLADCRTHERTWDLLRLTRMPVALIDVGYITNPDDAATLSDSDYRNVIAEAILVAVKRLYLLGQDDRPTGSYTFAELLAAEEISR